A stretch of Miscanthus floridulus cultivar M001 chromosome 13, ASM1932011v1, whole genome shotgun sequence DNA encodes these proteins:
- the LOC136502270 gene encoding probable transcription factor MYB58 — MVVVVAGGGRELSAWVRKGPWTAEEDEVLRRHVRQNGPREWSSIRSKGLLPRTGKSCRLRWVNKLRPDIKKGCKFSAEEERVVIDLQAQFGNKWARIATYLSGRTDNDVKNFWSTRQKRLARLLRAPAPRRRPGGGGGRQICGGASSSHARASPSHKLQLLCQIPCQDMIPFEETKPLLHTGGQSSSSREDDHEPPPRTAVALAIELPTHYDSASEFGSSGATPTAATRVLSFGDGDGDAKSPASGVDPLVFVDPDDDDAFCPEPLAVVPPTPFFGLDEEYEHFGSAMHQGVRFDDLTPETLDFFGLPSSAQP, encoded by the exons ATGGTCGTCGTGGTGGCCGGCGGTGGTCGTGAGTTATCGGCGTGGGTGAGGAAGGGCCCGTggacggcggaggaggacgaggttctGCGGCGGCACGTCCGCCAGAACGGGCCCCGGGAGTGGAGCTCCATTCGATCCAAAGGCCTCCTCCCGCGCACCGGCAAGTCCTGCCGCCTCCGCTGGGTCAACAAGCTCCGCCCGGACATCAAGAA GGGCTGCAAGTTCTCGGCGGAGGAAGAGCGCGTGGTGATCGACCTGCAGGCGCAGTTCGGCAACAAGTGGGCCAGGATCGCGACGTACCTGTCTGGCCGCACGGACAACGACGTCAAGAACTTCTGGAGCACGCGGCAGAAGCGGCTGGCCAGGCTCCTGCGCGCGCCGGCGCCCCGCCGgaggcccggcggcggcggcggcaggcagATCTGCGGCGGTGCTTCGTCCTCGCACGCCCGTGCCTCGCCCTCTCACAAG TTGCAGCTTCTCTGTCAGATCCCGTGCCAGGACATGATCCCCTTCGAGGAGACGAAGCCGCTGCTCCACACCGGCGgccagagcagcagcagtcggGAGGACGACCACGAGCCACCTCCACGCACAGCGGTGGCTCTCGCCATCGAGCTCCCCACGCACTACGACAGCGCATCAGAGTTCGGTTCTTCCGGTGCCACCCCGACCGCGGCCACTCGTGTGCTCTCGTTCGGCGACGGTGATGGCGACGCCAAGAGCCCGGCCTCCGGCGTCGACCCACTGGTGTTCGTCGACCCCGACGACGACGATGCCTTCTGCCCGGAGCCGCTGGCGGTGGTGCCGCCAACCCCGTTCTTTGGCCTGGACGAGGAGTACGAGCACTTCGGGTCGGCGATGCACCAGGGCGTTCGCTTCGACGACCTCACGCCGGAGACGCTCGACTTCTTCGGCCTCCCCTCGTCGGCCCAGCCGTAG
- the LOC136502240 gene encoding glycosyltransferase family protein 64 C3-like, which yields MPPCSYQLLLVVVVELACVAAAASSEDERYAACAAANRTDAALLRADRLTVILTGYSERRLPLLRAIAGAYAAHPLVLAVVVLWCNPSTPDRLLLRGRGGIGFPPRVAVRRAASASLNSRFLPRPSDVRTAAVAVGDDDVLPDAAALSFAFATWQQHQHQRPGPLVGFFPRSHHLDLARGRWAYSAAQLGRYSMVLTKLMLLGSDLLRAYSCSPELAPARAVVDRERNCEDILMNFVAAEATGAGPVLVEAGGVRDWGDPRNDAGAGEGPRGGVRDVGLSATGGLGHWEKRGRCITEFHRLLGRMPLRYSYGKVVQATAGEQGLCSKRGRLVRCDHE from the coding sequence ATGCCGCCGTGCTCGTACCAGCTCCTCCTCGTAGTCGTCGTGGAGCTTGCCTGcgtagccgccgccgccagcagcgAGGACGAGAGGTATGCCGCCTGCGCCGCGGCGAACCGCACGGACGCGGCCCTGCTCCGTGCGGACCGCCTCACGGTGATCCTCACGGGCTACTCGGAGCGTCGCCTCCCGCTGCTCCGCGCCATCGCGGGTGCCTACGCCGCACACCCGCTGGTCCTGGCCGTGGTCGTGCTCTGGTGCAACCCCTCCACGCCGGACCGCCTCCTCCTCCGCGGCCGCGGCGGGATCGGGTTCCCGCCCCGCGTCGCGGTCCGCCGCGCCGCCTCGGCGTCCCTCAACTCGCGCTTCCTCCCGCGGCCCTCCGACGTGCGcaccgccgccgtggccgtgGGCGACGACGACGTGCTCCCCGACGCGGCGGCGCTGTCCTTCGCCTTCGCCACCTggcagcagcaccagcaccagcggcCGGGGCCCCTGGTCGGCTTCTTCCCGCGGTCGCACCACCTGGACCTGGCCCGCGGGAGGTGGGCGTACTCGGCGGCGCAGCTGGGGCGGTACTCGATGGTGCTGACCAAGCTGATGCTCCTCGGGTCCGACCTCCTGCGcgcgtactcctgctcgccggaGCTGGCGCCCGCGCGCGCCGTGGTGGACCGTGAGCGCAACTGCGAGGACATCCTCATGAACTTCGTCGCCGCCGAGGCGACCGGCGCCGGGCCCGTGCTCGTGGAGGCCGGCGGCGTCAGGGACTGGGGCGACCCCAGGAacgacgccggcgccggcgagggGCCTCGAGGCGGGGTCAGGGACGTGGGGCTCAGCGCCACGGGCGGGCTGGGCCACTGGGAGAAGAGAGGGCGCTGCATCACCGAGTTCCACCGCCTGCTGGGAAGGATGCCGCTGCGGTACAGCTACGGCAAGGTCGTGCAGGCCACCGCCGGCGAGCAGGGCCTCTGCAGCAAACGCGGCCGCCTCGTCCGCTGCGACCACGAGTAG